Part of the Ornithodoros turicata isolate Travis chromosome 6, ASM3712646v1, whole genome shotgun sequence genome, GGATGCGAGTATGGAAGGAGCGCAAGCGTAGAAGACGACGACTCGAGAAGATGAGCGCATGATAGAACGAAGTGCAAATGCAAGCCACGCCACCTTGGTGAGTGTAAGTCGTAGAATAAAGAGCCGTTTCCTTCAACGCCTGTTGTTCCCCCAGCCGTAGCCCCCACAGTCGAGAATGGTAAAAGGCCTTCGTTCCTTCGTGTCGTAAAAGCAGTATGAAATATCAGGCGAAGGAGTACATTTTTCTGGTGCTCGGGAAACTGTAAATCGCAAAAAACACGCAGGTTTGAAGCGAGATGAGTACGAACAATCAAGCACGTCTTCCGATGAACGGTCCAGATTTTTTGACGCGGAATTACATTAATTATATGGGGCACTTGACGGTGCCAACATTTTTGTCCGAATTATCAGTCGGCGACTGTATATGGGcaatatttagctgatatgtacTACATTTAGCTGCCAGACACCTTATGTAATCAGAACTAAACATCTAGTATTAGGTACTTACTGCAACATTCAAGGCCTCCTGTGCTTTGAAGAAAGGCACAGACTGTGGCATTAACTCATCTCTGTAGCTTATTAACTGTTGTCTATCTCGAAGTGACACTAACGTCTGTAACCAAGAAACAAATTAAGTGATGCACCAATTATGGTAGTGGACACATTCCTTAACTTTACTATTTCTACTGACAATACTACTGATTTATGTTCCCAATCCTTACAAAATCATATTTAGGAACCTGCATGCTCTGTCTGCTGTAATTAGGAGTAAGTGGTTTCTTAACATGGTTAACATGGTAACAGAACAGAAGAAAACTAAAGCTGTAGAAATTATGATACTTACATCAATGACAACATTGTAGCACTTGTTCTTCTTCGCAAGTGCCAGTCTTTTGTCTGTATCATCTACAAGCTGCAAGTATTTTTCAAACACCTGCAAGTAGAACATAGTTATGTAAAAATCAACCAAATGTACTAACATACTTATAGACTGCTTTTCATACCTCAGGGGGTGCCTTCATTGTCATAAGAACTTGGACGGCTCTGTCAAAACCAATGCAGCATCGCATTTTTGATTTTCCGAGCCAGGACTTAAAAGGAACGATGAGAGTGGATTAGGATCGCACAAAACCCTGCTCAATTCTCCAAGTAGTCTATtacagtgtttcccaaacttttggcagtgacggacccccggaagcgatgagaaccaattcacggacccccccccggacccctcccacacacacacacacacaccgtcacagccagtgcataaccagcaacctcgtcagctgctgtgtgctttcgatacagcttcagaaacgattccggactggtttcttcttcttgtttgtatgtgtatgacgcggacaaacgtgcgttgcaggacttttctatcagaaattagaagctagccgttgaagcatgcttgtagcaattttggaagttctgggtttttggaagttctgggtgtttggaagttctgggtgtttggaaatcgggcagcatgtaggagcgcgtgtttgtggggacaaAAATCTtaactgaaatgtgagagacggtcgcggacccccacgtacactctcgcggacccccaggggtccacggaccacactttgggaaacactggtctaTTAGCAATGACCATGTGAAAAATGGTTTGGCTGAACAGTGTCTTATAACCAGGGTTCCGACTTTTCGAAGTTTTCATTTGCGCTGATCACATACTGTCTTGACACTTTGGTTGACACCACACCACAAGTCGCCTGATTACACTTCTCTGTTTGTTAGGGCTCGGCATCAACTCTACCCATTCAGATGGTGTTCTTGGAAGTGTGTGAGTGATACCAGAGCTCATGGTGGTCAAAAAGACTCTTGCACACAGCACAAGTCAGGCACTCATTTTTGCGTGTAAAGACGCATGATATTTGTCGTACACACCTCAACTAAAAGTGAAAAATTTATAGAGGGGGCTCGCACTGGTCCTTTAAACAGAAACTGCAAGGAAACTTTTGCTGCTGCTAACTATTAGTGGCTCCCAATTATACAAAGTAAGCATACATATCAGTAGTCACCTTGCTCTGGAATAAATTGTCAATCTCCTTCCAATGACGAATCTGAGCAAGAGCAGTCAACGCTGTCCACATGTATTGTTTCTCAGTAAGCTGCAAAGAAGTGGGTGTCATATTGGAGCAAAAgggtaaaaaaaaggaaagggaacaTGTTTGCATGTATATAGTACTGTAAAAATATATGAATCTGTAAGCTGAATAATAACCAAAATTGGATTACACTCGAAAACGAAACCTTAGATCTTTAATACCAGTTAGAATGCTGCAAGCATCAAACTGCACTGATATACCAATAAAAATTATGCACTAGATTTTATAGTAATGTTCTACATAGTAGGATATTGCATACAGATACTTTTTCTCAGAGTTATACTAATTTGGAATTTTTTAATGGGAAGGCTCATGCGGATGATGAATGCAATATAGTATTTCCTTACTGCATCAAGTGGATACAGCAGTGGTAGCTATTTCTAAAGAAAATAATGTATTATTGATTGTACTATGATATGTTTCCTGCAGCAAAGCTTGGTGGTAATCTGATTATTTTTTCTGGTGGGTAGCAGATGTTCAAGGGCTCAACAAATGTATAAATATTTTACGTGGTACATATTATGTGCACATTATATTTTGAACACAGAATATTGAGTTAAAGGAAAATTACTCACGCCAAAGAGGTCCTTGATTCCAGAGGGATTTGCCACATGGCCCTGATGAAATTTAAGGGGGCACACTTCATTCCACATCACCACTACAGCATAAAGTCAGTGAACTTACCACAGGTTTGTGATAATGATACATGCAGCAATAATATAATGTTGTCACTAGTGATGTGCCAACTACGGATGCCGGACGAGGAAATTCTCGCATTAGTAggtcctttccttctttttctgtctGTGCATCGCTCTCCTGAAGGCAAAAACAGAAGTTTTCCTCCACAGATCCCTTAAATATATGCGAAGTGTATATGTTACAAATGCTCACACCTCGATTGGATCTTGTATTTCGAGCAGTTTTTTCTGCTCCTTTATTAACTCAGTTTGTAGTGCAAGGGATGGTTCAGATTGCAGATGTGACCttgtcagaaaaaaaagaaagaaaaatctgGTTAGGTTGGGggcagggatattcccaggattttcatctAGGAGGGGGGTGCCTCATAGAAGGGGTGTTATGCCCATATCAACACATGCTTAGTCTGTAGCAGTCTTGGAGATACAATGTAATAATGTAGCAAAGAGCAGCAATCAGTCAGTGCTGTGGACACATTTAGATGTAAGGACAGAAAAATATGTTAGAATCAATGTCTAACTGACTTTCTAGTACAGGGATAAAGAATATGGTTCGGCTGCCCCAACAGCTCACCGAGTTTTCTTGGTCTGTTTTGGCAATCTCACACAGTTATACTTACTGCAGGTATGACTCAAGACCACGGGTCCTGCTCTTTGCATCCGATGTCTCCGATATTAGCCTGTACTTAAACATCTGAAATTACAAAATTTCTTGTTCCGTTTCACCAGGAAAGCCACAATGCTACAGTTAGGGCATGGCGTTTCCAGGTAAATCTTGATATATGCCATCTCATAAATGGGACAAATGAGAAGGAGCACAGCAGAATTACAGCTAGACATATAATTTTGTCATGCATATGCAATGTAGGTGCAACATGGTGTAACGCTAACCAATAACTTCTTCATGCTATTATGTGGTGAAACCTGCATGCGTAAAGACCAGAGAAACATCCCTTCCTTAACTGTTCTGAGAATGGAATACACGAGCAGATGAACACTACACAGCCTTCAATGTGTAAGAACATGAAAGATTGAAACATGACAGTTGTCGAAAAAGCAAGACAGAATTGAACCATGCACCTCTTCATTGTCAGTCAAGTGCACTAGCCAGTACATTACACTGCTACAGCCTACTGACAGCTTGTCAAAGGATATCACTCAATTAACAGGACACGCACTCACTCACATTCTCTCGTACAATAGTGTGtctcacacacatacatacaacacaGGATCAGGCAGTAGCATGCACAGAGTCTTTTATCTATATGCGCTCTAGAATATCTCGTACCCCCTACAAGGTTCCGTAAGAGAACGAGTGAGGCTGATGTCACTTGTGACGTCAATGACGACCACAGAAGTGTTAATTGGGTGGCTAATGATATGATGTCAACTGGATCAACTGAAATGGCTGAAGAGTATGTGGTCAGCAGCACACCGTGGCCACAGCAGACAAATTCTTAGTGACAAATGACGGCTCATTTCCCTGCCATGTGACATCAGAAGATCGGGATGCTCGTCCAGAGCCACATCGCATCATGAGCAATTAAAATGTGGCAAGGCAGCTGCGGGAATTGAACTACGCATCTCTCGAGTGCCGGTCAAATGCGTTAACCAATTACGCTAAGCATGCATCGACTTTCCAATGACTTAATTACCGAAAGGGCCTTATTCAACTGACGGGACACTCACTCACTCAATCTCAGTTTCAAaatcagaacagttactttccatcgcATCATGACTTCCTGACTTTTCAATATGTAAATATGTAATGTCAatgtttttgtaaattgaatcaTGTGAAAATATTTTCCATCATTGCTCGTGATAGACTGCTTGGTGAATTATGCGGGTCCTTTTAGCACAGGAAACCATATCAGCTTGGTGCTTGAGCGCTGTATTTGTGAAAGGCATTTAACCAGAAAAAGTCAAGCAACAACTGCAGTCATCCTGTGATCCACACTAATGTTTGTGATTTCCGTTAGCAAACTTGAAGGTGCACCAATGCAGTGCTTGCAATAGACTTCAGATTCTATCATAAAGAAAAGTAGTAAGAAAGGATACAGCTCATGCTCTTATGAAGGAGATGGTAGTACAGAAACTTACTGCAGCATCTTCAGCCATCCCCAGCATCCTACAATCCAAGAAATATTGCATTATGTGTGCAGGTAGCTCCAGTAAAGAATTTGTATTTCATCATATGCTGAAGAAAGTAGATTATGTTTGGGTAGGTGCTTAATGTATCACATTTGAAGGTCCACAAATGAGATTCTTGTTTGTTTGGAAAACAAACGGCTAATTTGCATGATATCATGAAAAATGAGATACTGTAAAGGTGACTACTTGTTAATAATTCTCAAATTAGGATgaaagaa contains:
- the LOC135396667 gene encoding spermatogenesis-defective protein 39 homolog isoform X6, with translation MANRNIRSSASASWTQDLALVEAAKLTSQVRQQANFPSDASSRQATLADSVEHIAPLSNKGDKTDDEYWCTGQKGFNFNAQEDEMPKGPAQQQLSSSKRGPSPSEKADLQYASGTAFSASSTLRAFDVGDIQKHITAIKSTSSSSSAITARITTPKETVQNIILGQPYFIEQHRSKEDKVELLDEALQLQDGNVIVLVLLFLKRTLKPALFNQELLLKPRAASHYLSYLRMVKDNVEVMNTFAMLGMAEDAAMFKYRLISETSDAKSRTRGLESYLQSHLQSEPSLALQTELIKEQKKLLEIQDPIEESDAQTEKEGKDLLMREFPRPASVVGTSLVTTLYYCCMYHYHKPVGHVANPSGIKDLFGLTEKQYMWTALTALAQIRHWKEIDNLFQSKSWLGKSKMRCCIGFDRAVQVLMTMKAPPEVFEKYLQLVDDTDKRLALAKKNKCYNVVIDTLVSLRDRQQLISYRDELMPQSVPFFKAQEALNVAQ
- the LOC135396667 gene encoding spermatogenesis-defective protein 39 homolog isoform X3, whose translation is MPKGPAQQQLSSSKRGPSPSEKADLQYASGTAFSASSTLRAFDVGDIQKHITAIKSTSSSSSAITARITTPKETVQNIILGQPYFIEQHRSKEDKVELLDEALQLQDGNVIVLVLLFLKRTLKPALFNQELLLKPRAASHYLSYLRMVKDNVEVMNTFAMLGMAEDAAMFKYRLISETSDAKSRTRGLESYLQSHLQSEPSLALQTELIKEQKKLLEIQDPIEESDAQTEKEGKDLLMREFPRPASVVGTSLVTTLYYCCMYHYHKPVGHVANPSGIKDLFGLTEKQYMWTALTALAQIRHWKEIDNLFQSKSWLGKSKMRCCIGFDRAVQVLMTMKAPPEVFEKYLQLVDDTDKRLALAKKNKCYNVVIDTLVSLRDRQQLISYRDELMPQSVPFFKAQEALNVAFPEHQKNVLLRLIFHTAFTTRRNEGLLPFSTVGATAGGTTGVEGNGSLFYDLHSPRWRGLHLHFVLSCAHLLESSSSTLALLPYSHPTLLEKLTSPLGIKQNKPFKITKTNTSLKKRSACMGEGGACLGATKTKRSTSDVLRELTLFNGNPRIMRRYIFTVPREESYRKTMNNAMQDFCILLRE
- the LOC135396667 gene encoding spermatogenesis-defective protein 39 homolog isoform X5, with translation MANRNIRSSASASWTQDLALVEAAKLTSQVRQQANFPSDASSRQATLADSVEHIAPLSNKGDKTDDEYWCTGQKGFNFNAQEDEMPKGPAQQQLSSSKRGPSPSEKADLQYASGTAFSASSTLRAFDVGDIQKHITAIKSTSSSSSAITARITTPKETVQNIILGQPYFIEQHRSKEDKVELLDEALQLQDGNVIVLVLLFLKRTLKPALFNQELLLKPRAASHYLSYLRMVKDNVEVMNTFAMLGMAEDAAMFKYRLISETSDAKSRTRGLESYLQSHLQSEPSLALQTELIKEQKKLLEIQDPIEESDAQTEKEGKDLLMREFPRPASVVGTSLVTTLYYCCMYHYHKPVGHVANPSGIKDLFGLTEKQYMWTALTALAQIRHWKEIDNLFQSKSWLGKSKMRCCIGFDRAVQVLMTMKAPPEVFEKYLQLVDDTDKRLALAKKNKCYNVVIDTLVSLRDRQQLISYRDELMPQSVPFFKAQEALNVAVY